A single Schistocerca piceifrons isolate TAMUIC-IGC-003096 chromosome 6, iqSchPice1.1, whole genome shotgun sequence DNA region contains:
- the LOC124803394 gene encoding facilitated trehalose transporter Tret1-like produces the protein MPGEKAATGVATQFLAAFVANIVSLHIGFTVGWTAVAIPVLESNSTLDGTNPLDKPLTKYDASWLASLSMVLSIFGPTACSLSIHRWGFKPTGYIVGIFSALSGVIVLVARSFAVLLAGRILIGLATGGGAVVSTNYVAGAAQAHVRGALGTFFALMFNGGILLAYLVGAASSYFTVCVVGVAVPTVYTVCFFFLPESPLHLLSKGREEEAARSLRWFRATGHDVAGELKEMRLTIEAGQGGHRKRMTVAQFFKERASRYAFAAIVVLILNQQLNGSLVALNYVVEMLAAAGDSVSAGWSAVAVAALQFAATFLSSALVDRAGRRPLLLGSNAGIAACHAALGGYFYAQAAGLDVAAAWWLPVCATSLFLVLNAVGVGALLMVVVNEFFSPEAMPIAMSISIGVQTVTAAAVIKMYVVLLGWLQMHGCYWFFAACCILSNVYIFFFLPESKNRPINDILAELRGESKKQKKFNTHYDPVDVTESQK, from the exons CAAATATTGTTTCGCTACACATCGGATTCACTGTGGGATGGACAGCAGTGGCCATACCTGTGCTAGAGAGCAACAGCACACTCGATGGCACGAATCCACTCGACAAGCCCCTGACGAAGTACGACGCTTCGTGGCTCGCGTCCCTGTCGATGGTGTTATCGATTTTCGGGCCAACGGCGTGCAGCCTGTCGATCCATCGTTGGGGCTTCAAACCGACCGGGTACATCGTGGGTATCTTCTCCGCCCTGTCGGGCGTTATCGTGCTGGTGGCGCGTTCTTTCGCCGTGCTGTTGGCAGGTCGCATCCTGATTGGTCTAGCCACCGGTGGTGGCGCCGTCGTCTCCACCAATTACGTGGCGGGGGCCGCGCAGGCGCACGTGCGCGGCGCGCTGGGCACCTTCTTCGCGCTCATGTTCAACGGCGGCATCCTGCTGGCGTACCTCGTCGGCGCCGCCTCTTCCTACTTCACAGTCTGCGTCGTCGGTGTTGCCGTCCCGACGGTGTACACCGTCTGCTTCTTCTTCCTTCCGGAGTCGCCACTGCACTTGCTGTCCAAGGGCAG GGAAGAGGAAGCAGCCAGGTCTCTGCGCTGGTTCCGCGCCACCGGCCACGACGTCGCCGGGGAGCTGAAAGAGATGCGGCTGACCATTGAGGCCGGGCAAGGCGGCCACCGCAAGCGGATGACGGTGGCGCAGTTCTTCAAGGAGCGCGCGTCGCGGTACGCGTTCGCCGCCATCGTGGTGCTGATCCTGAACCAGCAGCTGAACGGCAGCCTGGTCGCGCTCAACTACGTGGTCGAGATGCTGGCCGCCGCCGGAGACAGCGTGTCGGCCGGGTggtcggcggtggcggtggcggcgctgCAGTTCGCCGCGACCTTCCTGTCTTCGGCGCTGGTGGACCGCGCCGGGCGCCGCCCCCTGCTGCTCGGCTCCAACGCGGGCATCGCCGCCTGCCACGCCGCCCTCGGCGGCTACTTCTACGCGCAGGCCGCGGGTCTCGACGTGGCGGCCGCCTGGTGGCTGCCcgtgtgcgccacctcgctcttccTCGTGCTCAACGCCGTCGGCGTGGGCGCGCTGCTCATGGTCGTCGTCAACGAGTTCTTCTCGCCCGAGGCCATGCCCATAGCCATGTCGATCAGCATCGGCGTGCAGACCGTTACCGCTGCGGCCGTCATCAAGATGTACGTCGTCCTGCTCGGCTGGCTGCAGATGCACGGTTGCTACTGGTTCTTCGCCGCGTGTTGCATCCTCAGCAACGTTTACATCTTCTTCTTCCTACCGGAGTCCAAAAATAGGCCCATTAATGATATTCTAGCTGAACTGAGGGGGGAGTCGAAGAAACAAAAGAAGTTTAACACTCATTACGACCCAGTTGACGTAACAGAGAGCCAAAAATAA